In Mesorhizobium sp. 113-3-3, a genomic segment contains:
- a CDS encoding RDD family protein has protein sequence MATARNPAELIRPLITPEGVDLRVKLADAGTRASAFLLDVVIIVAAAIAVTLVVIFGFGGLGVREAEPLFIVWIIFIFLLRNVYFIAFEAGRRAATPGKRIVGVRVASRSGAGLTLDQVIARNLMREIEVFLPLSIVAARGGAGVADTLSTVFGLVWALLFSLFLLFNRDRLRIGDLLAGTWVVETPKFKLVEDLSQRKDPVAKHFHFSPAQLDAYGIAELHKLEEVLRRDDYSAMKAVAETIGRKIGAVVEPIDSKAFLTAYYGDLRAHLERKLLLGNRKADKHAR, from the coding sequence ATGGCGACGGCTAGGAACCCTGCCGAGCTGATAAGGCCGCTGATCACGCCGGAAGGTGTCGACCTCAGGGTCAAGCTGGCGGATGCCGGGACGCGGGCTTCGGCCTTCCTGCTCGATGTGGTGATCATCGTCGCTGCCGCTATTGCTGTCACCCTCGTCGTCATCTTCGGCTTCGGCGGCCTTGGCGTGAGGGAGGCGGAGCCGCTCTTCATCGTCTGGATCATCTTCATCTTCCTACTGCGCAATGTCTATTTCATCGCCTTCGAGGCGGGGCGGCGGGCCGCGACGCCCGGCAAGCGGATCGTGGGCGTGCGGGTCGCGTCACGCAGCGGCGCGGGTCTCACCCTCGACCAGGTCATCGCGCGCAACCTGATGCGCGAGATCGAGGTGTTTTTGCCGCTGTCGATCGTCGCCGCGCGTGGCGGCGCCGGCGTCGCCGACACGCTGTCGACAGTTTTCGGCCTTGTGTGGGCGCTGCTGTTTTCGCTGTTTCTGCTGTTCAACCGCGACAGGCTGCGCATTGGCGACCTGCTTGCCGGAACCTGGGTGGTGGAGACGCCGAAATTCAAGTTGGTCGAGGATCTTTCGCAGCGAAAGGACCCGGTCGCCAAGCACTTCCATTTCAGCCCTGCGCAACTCGATGCCTATGGCATCGCCGAATTGCACAAGCTGGAAGAAGTGCTGCGCCGCGACGACTATTCCGCGATGAAGGCCGTGGCGGAAACGATCGGCCGCAAGATCGGCGCGGTGGTCGAACCGATCGATTCGAAGGCCTTCTTGACCGCCTACTACGGTGATCTAAGGGCACATCTCGAGCGCAAGCTGCTGCTCGGCAACCGCAAGGCGGACAAACACGCGCGGTAG
- a CDS encoding D-lyxose/D-mannose family sugar isomerase, whose amino-acid sequence MKRSAINDIIREADAFIRSFGYIMPPFAYWSPEEMKARQVDSSAVFTSRLGWDITDYGQEKFNELGLFLFTVRNGRYEDMKKGMGMLYAEKIMISRKDQLSPMHRHNIKAEDIINRGGGKLVLELFMHDRDGGIDPKAEVSVPVDGTIHRLPAGGLLKLDPGQSVTLLPGVWHAFWAEGKDVLIGEVSTVNDDLTDNVFREPIGRFSNIDEDVAPVHLLVADYEKWLG is encoded by the coding sequence ATGAAACGCTCCGCCATCAACGACATCATCCGCGAAGCCGACGCTTTCATCCGCTCGTTCGGCTACATCATGCCGCCCTTCGCCTATTGGTCGCCTGAGGAGATGAAAGCGCGCCAGGTCGATTCGTCGGCCGTCTTCACCTCGCGGCTCGGCTGGGACATCACCGATTACGGCCAGGAAAAATTCAACGAGCTCGGCCTCTTCCTCTTCACCGTGCGTAACGGCCGCTACGAGGACATGAAGAAGGGCATGGGCATGCTCTATGCCGAGAAGATCATGATCTCGCGCAAGGACCAGCTGTCGCCGATGCACCGTCACAACATCAAGGCCGAGGACATCATCAACCGTGGCGGCGGCAAGCTGGTGCTGGAACTGTTCATGCACGACCGCGATGGCGGCATCGATCCGAAGGCCGAGGTGTCGGTGCCGGTCGACGGGACCATCCACAGGCTGCCGGCGGGCGGCCTGCTGAAGCTCGACCCCGGCCAGAGCGTCACGCTGCTGCCTGGCGTCTGGCATGCCTTCTGGGCCGAGGGCAAGGATGTGCTGATCGGCGAAGTGTCGACCGTCAACGACGACCTCACCGACAATGTCTTCCGCGAGCCGATCGGCCGCTTCTCCAACATCGACGAAGATGTCGCCCCCGTGCACCTGCTGGTGGCCGACTATGAGAAGTGGCTGGGGTAG
- a CDS encoding D-TA family PLP-dependent enzyme, translating to MPTVHDLDTPSILIDAARAEANIARAQTHADRHGLKLRPHIKTHKLPYWAKKQVAAGAVGITCQKIGEAEVMADAGLSDIFLPYNILGRAKLERLKALHSRVTLSVTADSTETLEGLAATFADAGHPLSVLVECDTGMGRCGVQTAGEALALARLIDKAGGLAFGGLMTYPAAGRAAEAEAWLADAKQALAASGLACDRISSGGTPDMWRSGEDSVVTEYRPGTYIYLDRYQVAKGVGTLDDCALTVLATVVSHPTATRAILDSGSKALSSDTLGLKDFGELLGAPDARVTGLSEEHGTVTLSGDAKLRIGERVRVVPDHCCVVTNLFNEVNLIDGDKVLETLPVAARGLMA from the coding sequence ATGCCGACCGTCCACGACCTCGATACGCCGTCGATCCTGATCGACGCCGCGCGCGCCGAAGCCAACATTGCCCGTGCACAGACGCATGCCGACAGGCACGGGCTGAAACTCAGGCCGCACATCAAGACGCACAAATTGCCCTATTGGGCGAAGAAGCAGGTGGCGGCCGGCGCCGTCGGCATCACCTGCCAGAAGATCGGCGAGGCCGAGGTGATGGCCGACGCCGGCCTGTCCGACATTTTTCTGCCCTACAACATTCTCGGCCGCGCCAAGCTGGAACGGCTGAAGGCGCTGCACAGCCGCGTGACCCTGTCGGTGACGGCGGACAGCACGGAGACGCTGGAAGGACTGGCCGCCACTTTCGCTGATGCTGGCCATCCCCTGTCGGTGCTGGTCGAATGCGATACCGGCATGGGCCGCTGCGGTGTGCAGACGGCCGGTGAGGCGCTTGCGCTGGCAAGGCTGATCGACAAGGCCGGTGGCCTCGCCTTCGGCGGACTGATGACCTATCCGGCGGCCGGCCGCGCGGCCGAAGCCGAAGCCTGGCTTGCGGATGCCAAGCAGGCGCTGGCGGCATCGGGTCTCGCTTGTGATCGCATCTCCAGCGGCGGCACGCCTGACATGTGGCGCTCCGGCGAGGATAGCGTCGTCACCGAATATCGCCCAGGCACCTACATCTACCTCGACCGCTATCAGGTCGCCAAAGGCGTCGGCACCCTCGACGATTGCGCGCTGACGGTGCTCGCCACCGTCGTCAGCCATCCAACGGCAACGCGCGCCATTCTCGACAGTGGCAGCAAGGCGCTGTCGAGCGACACGCTCGGGCTCAAAGATTTTGGCGAGTTGCTCGGCGCCCCCGACGCAAGGGTCACCGGGCTCAGCGAAGAACATGGCACTGTCACGCTTTCCGGCGACGCGAAGTTGCGCATCGGCGAACGCGTGCGCGTGGTGCCCGATCATTGCTGCGTCGTCACCAATCTGTTCAACGAGGTCAATCTGATCGACGGTGACAAGGTGCTGGAGACCCTGCCGGTGGCAGCGCGGGGGCTGATGGCCTAA
- a CDS encoding heme ABC transporter permease has product MSDTTSRLTGWMDLANPTRFVGLADKVVPWLATIAALVLAVGLYMSFAAPEDFQQGITVRIMYIHVPFAWLAMMCYSLMAISALGTLVWRHPLADVALKSAAPIGAVFTALALITGSIWGKPMWGTWWVWDARLTSVFVLFLMYLGIIALTRALDDASRAAWAAAIITLVGFINIPIIKFSVDWWNTLHQPASVFRLGGPTIDPSLLWPLLVMAVGFTVLFFALHLMAMRTEIRRRRVIAMRRVAARQAERQPA; this is encoded by the coding sequence ATGAGCGATACGACTTCACGCCTGACTGGCTGGATGGACCTTGCCAACCCGACGCGCTTCGTTGGGCTGGCCGACAAGGTCGTGCCATGGCTGGCGACGATCGCCGCGCTCGTCCTTGCCGTCGGCCTCTATATGAGCTTCGCCGCGCCTGAGGACTTCCAGCAAGGCATCACCGTGCGCATCATGTACATCCATGTGCCCTTCGCCTGGCTTGCCATGATGTGTTACTCGCTGATGGCGATCTCAGCCCTTGGCACATTGGTCTGGCGGCACCCTCTGGCCGATGTCGCGCTGAAATCGGCGGCTCCCATCGGCGCTGTCTTCACGGCACTTGCGCTGATCACCGGTTCGATCTGGGGCAAGCCGATGTGGGGCACCTGGTGGGTGTGGGACGCGCGCCTGACCTCGGTCTTCGTGCTGTTCCTGATGTATCTCGGCATCATCGCGTTGACGCGTGCGCTCGACGACGCCAGCCGCGCCGCCTGGGCCGCCGCCATCATCACGCTGGTCGGCTTCATCAACATCCCGATCATCAAATTCTCGGTCGACTGGTGGAACACGCTGCACCAGCCGGCCTCGGTGTTCCGCCTCGGCGGCCCGACCATCGACCCAAGCCTGCTTTGGCCGCTGCTGGTCATGGCTGTCGGCTTCACCGTGCTGTTCTTCGCCCTGCACCTGATGGCGATGCGCACCGAAATCCGCCGCCGCCGGGTGATTGCCATGCGGCGGGTGGCCGCCCGGCAGGCGGAGCGGCAGCCCGCTTAG
- a CDS encoding glucan ABC transporter ATP-binding protein/ permease, with protein sequence MSLLQIYWRALGYLAADKKRVALICGANVALAAVAILEPILFGRVIDAISEHGSVFSTLAVWAGLGAFNVIAFVLVARGADRFAHARRSEVLCQSFERVITMPLAWHHQRGTSNALHTLLRAVETLFSLWLEFMRQHLSTAVALVLLVPTALSMDVRMSMVLLALGVLYVGIGRLVMKRTKAGQAAVERHYHKVFAHVTDSVSNVAVLQSYNRLGHEAETLRRYVKNLLDAQNPVLDWWAIANALNRLSSTISMMVVLLIGAYLVTHGQLRVGDVIAFTGFAALLISRLDQMSAFANQISEARAKLEEFYKLEDSAADTAEPDGLRELTNVTGHVRFEDVGFEFANSGQGVSDVSFEVQAGQTVAIVGPTGAGKTTLINLLQRVFSPSSGRILIDGIDTRTVTRKSLRHSIATVFQDAGLLNRSIEDNIRVGRADASNDEIHAAASAAAAQDFILAKSSGYDTVVGERGGQLSGGERQRIAIARAVLKDAPILVLDEATSALDVETEDRVKEAIDELRRDRTTFIIAHRLTTVRDADLVVFMDKGRVVEMGGFAELSLRNGRFASLLRAGGLLNDEEVRRLSRSVQGEAA encoded by the coding sequence GTGTCACTTCTGCAGATCTATTGGAGAGCGCTGGGCTATCTGGCCGCCGACAAGAAGCGCGTCGCGCTGATTTGCGGCGCCAATGTCGCGCTCGCCGCCGTCGCCATCCTGGAGCCGATCTTGTTCGGCCGGGTGATCGATGCCATCTCCGAGCATGGCTCGGTATTTTCCACGCTTGCCGTGTGGGCCGGTTTGGGCGCCTTCAACGTCATCGCTTTCGTCCTGGTGGCGCGCGGCGCCGACCGCTTTGCTCACGCCCGGCGCAGCGAAGTGCTGTGCCAGTCCTTCGAGCGCGTGATCACCATGCCGCTCGCCTGGCATCACCAGCGCGGCACGTCCAACGCCCTGCACACGCTGCTGCGCGCCGTTGAGACGCTGTTCAGCCTCTGGCTCGAATTCATGCGCCAGCATCTGTCCACGGCTGTCGCGCTCGTCCTGCTCGTGCCAACGGCGCTCAGCATGGATGTGCGCATGTCGATGGTGCTGCTCGCGCTTGGCGTGCTCTATGTCGGCATCGGCCGCCTGGTGATGAAGCGCACCAAGGCGGGTCAGGCAGCCGTCGAGCGCCACTACCACAAGGTGTTCGCCCATGTGACGGACTCCGTCAGCAACGTCGCCGTTCTCCAGAGCTACAACCGCCTTGGCCATGAGGCCGAGACCTTGCGCCGCTACGTCAAGAACCTGCTCGACGCGCAGAACCCGGTGCTCGACTGGTGGGCCATCGCCAATGCGCTCAATCGCCTGTCGTCGACCATCTCGATGATGGTGGTGCTTCTGATCGGCGCCTATCTGGTGACCCATGGCCAGCTGCGCGTCGGTGATGTCATTGCCTTCACCGGTTTCGCCGCGCTGCTGATCTCGCGGCTCGACCAGATGTCGGCTTTCGCCAACCAGATTTCGGAGGCTCGCGCCAAGCTCGAGGAGTTCTACAAGCTCGAGGACTCGGCCGCCGATACCGCCGAGCCGGATGGCCTGCGCGAGCTCACCAATGTCACCGGCCATGTCCGCTTCGAGGATGTCGGCTTCGAATTCGCCAATTCGGGGCAGGGCGTCAGCGACGTGTCCTTCGAGGTCCAAGCCGGCCAGACCGTCGCTATTGTCGGGCCGACGGGCGCCGGCAAGACCACGCTCATCAATTTGCTGCAGCGCGTTTTTTCGCCGTCCAGCGGCCGTATCCTGATCGACGGCATCGATACCCGCACCGTGACCCGCAAGTCGCTGCGCCATTCGATCGCCACCGTGTTCCAGGATGCCGGACTGCTCAACCGCTCGATTGAGGACAACATCCGCGTCGGCCGTGCCGATGCGAGCAATGACGAGATCCACGCCGCGGCCAGCGCGGCGGCCGCGCAGGACTTCATCCTGGCCAAGAGCAGCGGCTACGACACCGTGGTCGGCGAACGTGGCGGCCAGCTCTCTGGCGGTGAGCGCCAGCGTATCGCGATTGCGCGCGCCGTGCTGAAAGATGCGCCGATCCTGGTGCTCGACGAGGCTACCAGCGCGCTCGACGTCGAGACCGAGGACCGCGTCAAGGAAGCGATCGACGAGCTGCGGCGCGACCGCACCACCTTCATCATCGCCCACCGCCTGACCACCGTTCGCGATGCCGATCTGGTCGTGTTCATGGACAAGGGCAGGGTGGTCGAAATGGGTGGCTTCGCCGAACTGTCGCTGCGCAACGGCCGCTTTGCCAGCCTGCTGCGCGCCGGCGGCCTGCTCAACGACGAGGAAGTCCGCCGCCTCAGCCGCTCCGTGCAGGGCGAGGCCGCGTAA